ttgttcatcACACTAGTTACTGTTTAGATAGTTCTTTGAATAGTACAAAGGCGAGAGGGAAGGTTCTGGTTTGCAGACATTCTGGAAGTTCAACTGAGTCAAAGCTAGCAAAAAGTGTAGTTGTTAATGAAGCTGGGGGAGTCGGGATGATTTTAATAGATGAATCAGACAAGGATCTTGCTGTTCCCTTTGTCATCCCTGCAGCAATTGTTGGGAAGCAATTGGGTTCGAAAATCCTGTCTTATATCAATAATACACGGTTAGTTTCTTCTTTCAGAGAGGTCCTGTCAAGTATTTGGTTTGGGTAAGCTCTTCATATGATTTATTGTTTCATGTTGCAGAAAGCCTTTGTCAAGAATTCTATCTGCTCAGACTGTACTGGGATCTCAACCTGCTCCTCGAATAACAGCATTTTCTTCAAAAGGCCCCAATGTTCTTACCCCCGAAATTTTGAAGGTAACTCATCTATAAGAAGAGGCACAATCCTTAGACACAGCAACTTCTAGAAAATTCattgtgttttctcatcaacaTCACTTTCTGGTTTCAAATTTGTGAACATCTTGAAGCTGAAAATTCTATCATTCACACCAATCCTCTGTTTCATCTTGGGTTTTTTTATTAACTCCTGGTGACTAATAGAGGGGAGGGcaggattttttttccttttgcccACTCATGCTTGGTTTATAACTTGTTTGCCTTTGTAGCCTGATGTTGCAGCTCCTGGGTTAAACATTCTGGCTGCCTGGTCTCCAGCAACTGCAAAATTAAAGTTTAATATTCTATCTGGAACTTCAATGGCCTGCCCACACGTAACTGGGATTGTGGCTCTTATAAAAGCAGTGCATCCTTCATGGTCACCATCTGCTATCAAATCTGCAATTATGACAACAGGTAAGCTCACATGTCCTGCACGGGGAAACTCATGCACTATATAGCTCTTCTATATGGCTCctgattttttgttttattagttacttTTTGTTACAAAGTAGTGAAATTTGCATATGTTGATGCCAAGCTAGGAGAGAATGTAAGCAATTTTTATACTCCGGGATATATAACATTCATATCAGTGAATATGCGTCTATCTAGATCATATAAATTTGCAAGTTAAAACCATTTCTTCAATGAATCTGACTTTTCAACATAAATGCAGCTACTGTTTTGGATAAGCATCACAAGCCAATCACAGCAGACCCTGAGGGGAGAAGAGGAAATGCATTTGATTATGGCTCTGGCTTTATAAACCCCTCTAAAGTACTTGATCCAGGTCTAGTTTATGATGCGAAGCCTACAGATTATAAAGCCTTTCTCTGTTCAATTGGTTATGATGAGAGATCGCTTCACCTGATCACAAGAGACAACAGCACCTGCGCTCAATCATTTGCAACAGCATCTGACCTTAATTATCCATCTATTGTAGTCCCTAATCTTAAACAGAACTTCTCTGTGATCAGAACTTTGACGAATGTGGGAAGGCAAAGAAGTATCTACAAAGCTGTTGTATTTGCTCCCAAAGGAGTCAATGTTACCGTTGTACCTCGACGAATAGTCTTTGATAGCTACGGGCAAAAGATTAACTTCACTGTCAATTTTAAGGTAGCTGCTCCACCAACGGGTTATGTTTTTGGATCTCTGTCGTGGAGGAACAGAAGATCATGGATAACATCCCCGCTTGTCATCCGAGCAATGCATTCCAAGATGGGACTGGTATTTTAGGCCTGGCTTTAGAAGAGAGACAGCTCGTGGCTTCTGAAATTACAGCAGATATAGGCAAGTAAAAGCAAATGTACATTCATAAGATAAAGACAGGAAGAGTTTCCTGCATTATTGAATGCACACATTCTTTTGAAGATAGCAAAAATGTGATCAGTTGCAGTCTACCGCAAATATGCATAATTTCGAACTTATTCATTGTCTATTGTCTATCTTCTCCATTTCGTCTACTGCGTTGACAATTTGTCCTATCCACTGTTTTAAAGCATCAAATGATTGATCCCCACACAAGAATTTTTATGATGTTTCGCTCGAAAACTGTGGATAGAAACCTCCCTCAAAATTCCCCTTCACTTTTGTGTGTATGGACTCCCAAGTCTCCAAGATGGTCCGTCAGAGGGTTTTAGTCTCGCGTTACTTTCATGGAATCAGCTGATTAATTCATCAATATTCAGGAACCAAATTTGAGCCTGACGCCTCACCTTTTCACAAAAAGAAAATGTGCTGTATGATAAAGGGGCGTAGAAAAGTCATTTTAGTTGAAAGCTCACAAATTCGTCTAACACAGAAGGCATATGTACTCTCCAATTGCTAGAAGAAAAACGGATGCAGAGGTATAATCTCCAACTGTGACCaaatgtaaaaaataaaaagaagaaaacaataaGTTTACAATACTTAAAAAATCCAACCCCGATCAGTGTCAAAAATTCCACCAAGAACCAGCCGCTTGCGAGCATCACAAGTATATGTTTCAGAAGCATACATTAGGATTAATAATCGAGGTGGGACTGAACTTGTTTCTATAAATTGTATCATCTCATATCTACAAATCAAGTACTCTAGACTGGACCACCTCCAGAGAACAGGAAAATCGAGTTATTCACTGGCCTTGGAAACTTCTAGAGGATCGATCAGGCCTTCTAACACAACAAGCTCATCTAATAGTGATAATTTCTCTTCTTCAAGGGCCTTAATGTCATCTTCAACAACTTTTAAGTCCCTTCCTAGCCCGAAGCTGTCCTCCTCTAGAAGCAAATACTTGCGTCTCAAAGCCCGATAATCATTTCCAGATGATGGAGATGAGTCTGAGGTTGATTTGTCAGGTGGTTGTGAAACTGCAGAAACTGCATTTACCAAGCCTCTCTTAGATGGCTTCTGCACCGTCTGAAATGGAAGAGCACGCAAGTCTTGTATTTTCTTAACATTTTCCCGTTGCAAGGGAAGCATGGAAGCCTTCTGCATTGAGGATTTCTTTTTCCGTGACTTGGGAACTAAAGTTTCATCAGATGAAAGTCTCCTTTGATCTTGCATTTCTTGTTACCCAGCGTATAGCACTATTCATATGAAAGGAAAAGCATTAGTGCAGAAATAACAAAGTATCGACTATGCCTCACAAGTCTTCAGAGCATAAGAAAACCAAACTGATTTAAGCTTCACAGACTATGGCCAATTATAACTCCTTAAAAATCGCTTTATGAATATCATTTTGATAACGTACAATCACCAAAAAGCCCAAGAGCAtcacaagaaaagaaatatagcTCTGACAGCTTAATGCATAAAACCACCTAGGAACTGGCAAAGATTATTCAAATCGCAGTAATCATAGTCAATGAACCTAGCATACAAGAACCAAGGCAATGCTTGACATAAGTATCAGAACAAAACTCTATGGGCTCAATACTTCTATAATTAAAGAAGTATAAATGGTATTCCTAGAGCGCACAAGGATATAATATCGAGCCTCTACAAACACTTCTTATGGCTGACTCACTTAGAGATCAAATAATTTCACGCATCCAGAAACACCTGTCCTTGACCATCTTAAAAACCACACACGTATCTGGTAGGCAAAGCAAAATAAGATGCATAAAAACTAGCGTATACTACTTTCCTGATCATACAGCAGCATAGGgctcaaaattttcaataaacAAAGCTATGGGAAGGGCAGTATCATCATCACTCACATGTAAATACCTTTTCTATGCAATGGTAAACAAACACTTACATCATCTGTTCAACAAACAAAACCATGAGAAATATACTGTGGATTTGATAATACACATGAAAAATGACTGCCTGCTTTTAAATCAGCTGGAAAAACTTGGATCATTTGGTCCATACCATAGACCTCAATTAGAGTTTTCCTTGATTGAACCGACTAGATCAGTTTCACCGCAAAACCTAAATCAACTGCTTGCGTTTCTTAGCAGGCTACGTGACAGGTTTTTCCTGTCATCAGTATTTGTCAAAGACAGGTACTCAATTTGCCAAGTTTTGTTCAACAACTAAAAGGAGTCAAATTTAGGTTCCGAGTTCTGGCACATCAAACATATTGACAATGATAATGGATCTCTAAGTACGACCATTATACTTCAAAGGATACCCACGAAGTAAAACTCAACACCTTCAGCAATTTCTCTTTTCCACTAAAATTTAAgcaaaagattgaatttttaTCTAGAAGAAGATACTTAGGAGTTAAAAATCACATAAAGACAGACCCCCAATTCCTAAATTTGCAAGAATTAGATGTCAAAGTGTCTAATTTGAGACCAGGTAGCAGTCTCACGGAGACTTTCACCATGATTTTCAGAGACTTTCAGGGTATaaacaaatattaaaaaaagaaaaagaaaaacttaccCGTATCCAATTTATGAGAAATTGCGCAGAAAGACAGAAATAACAAATCAATCTTCAACCCAAACTTCCCTTTTTGAAGACTCTTCAGTAATCAGCAAGTGGGTGGCAGAGATTCAAGAGAAGaacaaggaaaaataaaagggcGAAGAAGACCAAAAGGCTTTCATATCATATGCAAGGGTGGCGGTGGTGAAATTTGGAGAGGAGAGGAGGATGACAGACCGACTCGAGGTCGAGGGAGGAGATGGCCACGGAAGGTCAAAGTTAAGCACGGTCTTTTGTTGATTTGACCAGATATTCCCAACCGGGTTTCAACCTTTTTGAAGATGTATACCGtgaaaaagataaaagggataatttcagaatcCTTGGCCAAGAACTTTGAAAAATGAGAGAATATAAAGTCCCTTCTGAATTTACTTTTTCCTTGTGGGAATCTGGAGTGTCATAacacattaatttttttttaaaatttttataaactTAGTTGATACGGTTCTTTAATTGAAATTTGAGAGTTGATAATGAAGTCAAAAGGCCCTTTAATAGCTTTTTATGTCATTTGGACAAGAAATATTAAGATATTTACAATTATAAATAATTCACAACACATATAAAAACAACTTGAAATGTTtt
This sequence is a window from Coffea eugenioides isolate CCC68of chromosome 7, Ceug_1.0, whole genome shotgun sequence. Protein-coding genes within it:
- the LOC113777872 gene encoding uncharacterized protein LOC113777872 — encoded protein: MQDQRRLSSDETLVPKSRKKKSSMQKASMLPLQRENVKKIQDLRALPFQTVQKPSKRGLVNAVSAVSQPPDKSTSDSSPSSGNDYRALRRKYLLLEEDSFGLGRDLKVVEDDIKALEEEKLSLLDELVVLEGLIDPLEVSKASE